A portion of the Cryptomeria japonica chromosome 5, Sugi_1.0, whole genome shotgun sequence genome contains these proteins:
- the LOC131060489 gene encoding large ribosomal subunit protein eL42 has protein sequence MVNVPKTKKTFCKNKACRKHTLHKVTQYKKGKDSLAAQGKRRYDRKQSGYGGQTKPVFHKKAKTTKKIVLRLQCQSCKHVSQHPIKRCKHFEIGGDKKGKGTSLF, from the exons ATG GTGAACGTACCAAAGACTAAGAAAACTTTCTGCAAGAATAAGGCTTGCAGAAAGCACACCTTACACAAGGTAACTCAGTACAAGAAGGGAAAGGATAGTCTTGCTGCCCAAG GAAAGAGGCGTTATGACAGGAAACAATCAGGATATGGAGGTCAAACTAAGCCTGTTTTCCACAAAAAG GCTAAGACAACGAAGAAGATTGTGCTGAGGCTGCAGTGTCAATCATGCAAACATGTTTCCCAACATCCGATCAAG CGCTGCAAACATTTTGAGATTGGTGGAGACAAGAAAGGAAAAGGCACTTCTCTCTTTTAG